The following are from one region of the Corylus avellana chromosome ca1, CavTom2PMs-1.0 genome:
- the LOC132167316 gene encoding uncharacterized protein LOC132167316, producing MYFFFLSLPLLESSLDYTTLSLIAALLLLSLLSLCFIFHLRFKSRTLHHLQNFNSLWAVRFILVSFITFWALNELLRLSFFRHHLLLSLFPSPTQSNQANLCKIQAVLSLGFFEPAFLVTLLFLVDVSIKKKTPNHIWLIPFVIVTCFPFLIFQIIFVFFAPSDSQLPVLFTRSHVVPKNGLENSMLLCAYPLLNTIVFGFFGIGYSLYFFFSSWKAVSLVINKNLRVRIYGLAFTVLISLPLQILCLGLSVLWDPQDPAYGGVALVVFITTFLCAVVGEGILVIRPITDALAAGGECCRWVPSRRWEEGRSPAAAGCGV from the coding sequence atgtacttcttctttctctcattgCCTCTCCTCGAATCCTCCTTAGACTACACCACCCTTTCCTTGATAGCCGCGCTGCTCCTCCTCTCCCTCCTTTCCCTCTGCTTCATATTCCACCTCCGCTTCAAGTCACGCACCCTCCACCATTTACAAAACTTCAACTCTCTCTGGGCAGTCCGATTCATCCTCGTCTCCTTCATCACCTTCTGGGCGCTCAACGAGCTCCTCCGCCTCTCCTTCTTCCGACACCATTtactcctctctctcttcccctccCCAACCCAATCCAACCAAGCCAACCTCTGCAAAATCCAAGCCGTCCTCTCATTAGGTTTCTTCGAGCCTGCTTTCTTGGTAACCCTACTTTTCCTCGTCGACGTCTccatcaagaagaaaacacccaaCCACATCTGGCTCATCCCTTTTGTCATCGTCACATGTTTTCCCTTCTTAATCTTCCAAATAATCTTCGTGTTTTTTGCACCGTCGGATTCACAGCTACCAGTCCTTTTCACGCGAAGCCACGTCGTTCCCAAGAATGGTTTGGAAAATAGCATGCTTTTGTGTGCGTACCCTTTGTTGAATACTATTGTGTTTGGTTTTTTCGGGATTGGGTATTCCCTgtacttcttcttctcttcttggAAGGCGGTTTCCCTGGTGATCAACAAGAACCTCAGGGTTCGAATCTACGGCCTGGCTTTCACCGTTTTGATATCGTTGCCGTTGCAAATTTTGTGCCTTGGCTTGTCCGTGTTGTGGGACCCTCAAGACCCTGCCTATGGCGGTGTGGCGCTCGTTGTGTTTATTACAACGTTTTTGTGTGCCGTGGTGGGAGAGGGCATTTTGGTAATTAGACCGATCACCGATGCCTTGGCTGCCGGAGGAGAATGTTGCCGGTGGGTTCCATCACGGCGGTGGGAGGAGGGCAGGAGCCCAGCGGCAGCGGGATGTGGAGTCTAG
- the LOC132166940 gene encoding auxin-responsive protein SAUR32, producing the protein MGIAGERHHLNFHIHIPHLHFHHHQEKTKEELKDIPKGCLAILVGQGEEQRQRFVIPVIYINHPLFMQLLKEAEEEYGFDHKGPITIPCHVEEFRTVQGIIDQENSSHLHHHHHHHHHHHHHHHHVWCFRA; encoded by the coding sequence ATGGGGATTGCAGGGGAAAGGCACCACCTGAATTTCCACATCCATATCCCGCACCTTCATTTTCACCACCATCAGGAGAAGACGAAGGAGGAGCTGAAAGACATCCCCAAGGGGTGTCTGGCGATCTTGGTCGGTCAAGGGGAGGAGCAGCGTCAAAGGTTTGTCATCCCTGTCATCTACATCAACCATCCTCTCTTCATGCAGCTCTTGAAGGAGGCGGAGGAAGAGTACGGATTTGATCACAAGGGCCCCATCACAATCCCTTGCCACGTGGAGGAGTTCCGCACCGTCCAGGGCATCATTGATCAAGAGAATTCATCAcatctccaccaccaccaccatcatcaccatcaccaccaccatcatcatcaccatgTGTGGTGCTTTAgggcttaa